A stretch of the Amycolatopsis sp. BJA-103 genome encodes the following:
- a CDS encoding TetR/AcrR family transcriptional regulator: MAKPTAKERILDSYEEILIEQGPGGITLEAVAAHAGVSKGGLLYHFGSKEALVDGLLERLALLSEEDLERARNAPEGVVSWYLRTAITDVTQRKPLHRTTMATIRIMLNEPRVSEVVQVYNQRVHDLISEHVDDPLTAELVILVGDGLYLRAALGRDDPSPLLDRIDEIKARIQR, from the coding sequence ATGGCGAAGCCCACGGCGAAGGAACGCATCCTCGACTCGTACGAAGAGATCCTCATCGAGCAGGGCCCCGGCGGCATCACCTTGGAAGCCGTCGCCGCGCACGCCGGAGTGTCGAAGGGCGGCTTGCTCTACCACTTCGGCTCGAAGGAAGCCCTGGTCGACGGCCTGTTGGAGCGCCTCGCCCTCTTGTCGGAGGAGGACCTCGAGCGGGCACGAAACGCACCCGAAGGTGTCGTTTCGTGGTACCTGCGCACCGCGATCACCGACGTCACCCAGCGCAAGCCGCTGCATCGCACGACCATGGCGACGATCCGGATCATGCTCAACGAGCCGCGGGTCTCCGAGGTCGTGCAGGTCTACAACCAGCGGGTCCACGACCTGATCAGCGAGCACGTCGACGACCCGCTGACCGCCGAACTGGTCATCCTGGTCGGCGACGGCCTCTACCTGCGGGCGGCACTCGGCCGGGACGACCCCAGCCCCCTCCTCGACCGGATCGACGAGATCAAGGCCCGCATCCAGCGCTGA
- a CDS encoding PPOX class F420-dependent oxidoreductase yields the protein MTDSALLAILAGHNLGTLATIKRDGRPQLSTVNYLYDADAGAILISITAPRAKTRNLQRDPRATFHVATESGGSYVVVEGPAVLTPTAASRDDATVDALVDHYRRARGEHPDWDEFRDAMVADQRVLLTIPIERVYGLDRN from the coding sequence ATGACCGACTCCGCGCTTCTCGCGATCCTCGCCGGCCACAACCTCGGCACCCTCGCCACCATCAAACGGGACGGCAGGCCGCAGCTCTCGACCGTCAACTATCTCTACGACGCGGACGCCGGCGCGATCCTGATCTCGATCACCGCGCCGCGCGCCAAGACCAGGAATCTCCAGCGCGACCCGCGGGCGACGTTCCATGTCGCGACCGAGAGCGGCGGCAGCTACGTCGTCGTCGAGGGTCCGGCCGTGCTCACGCCGACCGCCGCTTCGCGCGACGACGCGACCGTCGACGCGCTGGTGGATCACTACCGGCGGGCTCGGGGCGAGCATCCGGACTGGGACGAGTTCCGGGACGCCATGGTCGCCGACCAGCGGGTCCTGCTCACCATCCCGATCGAGCGCGTCTACGGCCTCGACCGCAACTAG
- a CDS encoding MarR family winged helix-turn-helix transcriptional regulator, with translation MTPTTPGTRSKSDLDLADTLGHELVRLVRLVNRAKSQVSKQGPDGIERAAYAILFCLIHVGPQRTSKLAEFLHSEISTISRQSSSLVQHGLVERLADPEDGRACLLAPTAEGLRVFEENRKQRNQWLAEVLGDWSDDDRETLNSLFHRLNDDIEKTSPQFADPASASKAKGA, from the coding sequence ATGACACCCACGACACCCGGCACCAGGTCGAAGTCCGACCTCGATCTGGCCGACACCCTCGGGCACGAGCTCGTGCGGCTCGTCCGCCTGGTCAACCGGGCCAAGTCCCAGGTGTCCAAGCAGGGGCCGGACGGCATCGAGCGGGCCGCGTACGCGATCCTCTTCTGCCTCATCCACGTCGGGCCCCAGCGGACCAGCAAACTCGCCGAGTTCCTGCACTCCGAGATCTCGACCATCAGCAGGCAGTCGAGCTCTCTCGTCCAGCACGGGCTGGTCGAGCGCCTGGCCGACCCCGAAGACGGCCGCGCCTGCCTGCTCGCACCGACCGCCGAAGGGCTCCGGGTGTTCGAGGAGAACCGCAAGCAACGGAATCAGTGGCTCGCCGAGGTCCTCGGCGACTGGTCCGACGACGACCGGGAAACCCTCAACTCGCTGTTCCACCGGCTGAACGACGACATCGAAAAAACATCTCCACAGTTCGCCGACCCCGCGTCGGCGTCGAAGGCCAAGGGGGCCTGA
- a CDS encoding MFS transporter codes for MSSTVESPPAVEEDGPRLSHRQIVTILIGLMSGMFLAALDQTIVGTSIVRIANDLNGFDLQAWITTAYLITSTIVTPIYGKLSDIYGRKPFYIAAISIFLIGSIASAFATSMYELAAFRAIQGLGAGGLMSLAMTIMGDIVPPRERARYQGYFLAVFGISTVLGPVLGGFFADFDKLGSVFGYDIAGWRWVFLINVPIAIVALFVVAKVLNVPHQRHDHKIDWWGGLALVVAVVPFLIVAEQGNKWGWGSQNAIICYVIGAIGVVAFIFIEKLMKDAALIPLRLFKNSTFTVAIIGGVIVGVAMFGAIMMIPQYMQVVQEFSPTESGLLMIPLMAGIMSGSIISGQITSKTGRYKVFPVVGTLLIAAGAFFFAQVEYNSALWHPLVAAAIIGLGLGACMQTLIIAVQNAGPRSDMGVSTASATFFRQIGGTAGVAVFLTILFNVLPGNITKAFGGNAPTGEGAAALGDIQSNTSGIASLPEAIKTPVLIGFTESITTVFYVAGAVALLATLVLMFMKEIPLLGGSTPSAASALEGGEALLEEEEPAPVETASEKTVVTAPVTPEPGKHAMTNGNGNGVYRAGSAQISGHVRRDDATNVAGAALTLIDHNGNQVARTHTNENGVYSFAGIVGGRYTIVASGRWFRPVAATLTATGAGVLRHDVELVSTILLSGVARTDGERIVPDARITVLDSSGGVAAVARTDAEGNYTISDLPAGTYTVIASGYPPATSRVELLGGDQAEHDVRLSYDQALDELIEH; via the coding sequence ATGAGTTCCACCGTAGAAAGTCCACCAGCCGTCGAGGAGGACGGGCCCCGGCTCAGCCACCGTCAGATCGTCACGATCCTGATCGGCCTGATGTCGGGCATGTTCCTGGCGGCGCTCGACCAGACGATCGTGGGCACCTCGATCGTCCGCATCGCGAACGACCTCAACGGGTTCGACCTGCAGGCCTGGATCACCACGGCCTACCTGATCACCTCGACCATCGTCACGCCGATCTACGGCAAGCTGTCCGACATCTACGGGCGCAAGCCGTTCTACATCGCGGCGATCTCGATCTTCCTGATCGGTTCGATCGCCTCGGCGTTCGCGACGTCGATGTACGAGCTGGCCGCGTTCCGCGCGATCCAGGGCCTCGGCGCCGGTGGTCTGATGTCGCTGGCGATGACGATCATGGGCGACATCGTGCCGCCGCGGGAACGCGCCCGCTACCAGGGTTACTTCCTCGCCGTGTTCGGTATCTCCACCGTGCTCGGCCCGGTGCTCGGCGGGTTCTTCGCCGACTTCGACAAGCTCGGCAGCGTCTTCGGCTACGACATCGCCGGCTGGCGCTGGGTCTTCCTGATCAACGTGCCGATCGCGATCGTCGCGCTGTTCGTCGTCGCCAAGGTGCTCAACGTGCCGCACCAGCGCCACGACCACAAGATCGACTGGTGGGGCGGGCTCGCGCTCGTCGTCGCCGTGGTGCCGTTCCTGATCGTCGCCGAGCAGGGCAACAAGTGGGGCTGGGGCTCGCAGAACGCGATCATCTGCTACGTCATCGGCGCCATCGGCGTGGTCGCCTTCATCTTCATCGAGAAGCTGATGAAGGACGCGGCGCTGATCCCGCTGCGGCTGTTCAAGAACTCGACCTTCACGGTCGCGATCATCGGCGGCGTCATCGTCGGTGTGGCGATGTTCGGCGCGATCATGATGATCCCGCAGTACATGCAGGTGGTTCAGGAGTTCTCGCCGACCGAGTCGGGTCTGCTGATGATCCCGCTGATGGCGGGCATCATGAGCGGTTCGATCATCTCGGGCCAGATCACCAGCAAGACCGGCCGCTACAAGGTGTTCCCGGTGGTCGGCACGCTGCTGATCGCGGCGGGCGCGTTCTTCTTCGCGCAGGTCGAGTACAACAGCGCGCTGTGGCACCCGCTGGTCGCGGCCGCGATCATCGGTCTCGGCCTCGGTGCCTGCATGCAGACGCTGATCATCGCGGTGCAGAACGCGGGCCCCCGCAGCGACATGGGCGTCTCGACCGCTTCGGCGACGTTCTTCCGGCAGATCGGTGGTACCGCGGGTGTCGCGGTGTTCCTGACGATCCTGTTCAACGTCCTGCCGGGCAACATCACCAAGGCGTTCGGCGGCAACGCGCCGACCGGGGAAGGCGCCGCGGCGCTGGGCGACATCCAATCGAACACGAGCGGTATCGCGAGCCTGCCCGAGGCCATCAAGACCCCGGTGCTGATCGGCTTCACCGAGTCGATCACCACGGTGTTCTACGTGGCGGGCGCGGTCGCGCTGCTGGCGACGCTGGTGCTGATGTTCATGAAGGAGATCCCGCTGCTCGGCGGCTCGACTCCTTCGGCGGCATCAGCTCTCGAAGGCGGCGAAGCCCTCCTCGAAGAAGAGGAGCCCGCACCTGTCGAAACGGCTTCCGAGAAGACGGTCGTCACCGCTCCGGTGACTCCCGAACCCGGCAAGCACGCGATGACCAACGGGAACGGCAACGGCGTCTATCGGGCGGGATCCGCGCAGATCAGCGGGCACGTCCGCCGGGACGACGCGACGAACGTCGCGGGGGCGGCGCTGACCCTGATCGACCACAACGGCAATCAGGTGGCCAGGACCCACACGAACGAGAACGGCGTCTACTCCTTCGCCGGGATCGTGGGCGGGCGGTACACGATCGTCGCCAGCGGTCGCTGGTTCCGGCCGGTCGCGGCGACGCTGACCGCCACCGGCGCCGGCGTGCTGCGCCACGACGTCGAACTGGTCAGCACGATCCTGCTGAGCGGGGTCGCCCGCACCGACGGGGAGCGGATCGTGCCGGACGCGCGGATCACCGTGCTCGACTCCTCGGGCGGCGTCGCCGCCGTGGCGAGGACCGACGCGGAGGGCAACTACACGATCAGCGACCTGCCCGCCGGGACGTACACGGTGATCGCCAGCGGCTACCCGCCCGCCACCAGCCGGGTGGAGCTGCTGGGCGGTGACCAGGCCGAACACGACGTCCGGCTGAGCTACGACCAGGCGCTCGACGAGCTCATCGAGCACTAG
- a CDS encoding DedA family protein encodes MSEVYTEAAGIGVSWLDTAGPVLVWVIVLSFIFVECALIIGLFLPGDSLLFAAGVVLAQHGSDLNAWLLSAAALLVAILGNQVGYYIGRTTGTKLIARRGGKVLNRHNLDRARNFLDRRGFFAIVAARWIPWIRTLAPLIAGTARMDPRRFALATALGGLLWVPTLVLLGYYGAGLLDQLPWVKTAALWISVAFFVVGTAYGVIRYRQEMRRPADEVEDRATT; translated from the coding sequence GTGAGTGAGGTGTACACCGAGGCCGCGGGCATCGGCGTGAGCTGGCTCGACACCGCCGGGCCGGTGCTCGTCTGGGTGATCGTGCTGAGCTTCATCTTCGTGGAGTGCGCGCTGATCATCGGGCTGTTCCTGCCCGGCGACTCCCTGCTGTTCGCGGCCGGGGTCGTCCTCGCGCAGCACGGCTCCGACCTGAACGCGTGGCTGCTCTCGGCGGCCGCGCTGCTCGTCGCGATCCTCGGCAACCAGGTGGGCTACTACATCGGCCGGACGACGGGCACGAAACTGATCGCCCGGCGCGGGGGCAAGGTGCTGAACCGGCACAACCTCGACCGCGCCAGGAACTTCCTCGATCGCAGAGGCTTCTTCGCCATCGTCGCCGCGCGCTGGATCCCGTGGATCCGCACGCTGGCGCCGCTCATCGCCGGGACCGCGCGGATGGATCCGCGCCGGTTCGCCCTCGCGACGGCGCTCGGCGGGCTGCTCTGGGTGCCGACGCTGGTGCTGCTCGGCTACTACGGTGCCGGCCTGCTGGACCAGCTGCCGTGGGTGAAGACGGCCGCCCTGTGGATCAGCGTCGCGTTCTTCGTGGTGGGCACGGCCTACGGCGTGATCCGCTACCGCCAGGAAATGCGGCGCCCGGCGGACGAGGTCGAGGACCGCGCGACCACTTAG
- a CDS encoding VOC family protein, which produces MSKLMSVHHLALTVTDVDRSVPWYARVLELEEFTRREDPETGLRKVVLRSPSEGFAVVLVEHQDTERPRFDERRTGLDHVAFKVSSRSELAEWEARLSEYGVVYTPSKGSRTLEGSSVIVFRDPDGIQLEIWADA; this is translated from the coding sequence ATGTCCAAGCTCATGTCTGTGCACCATCTGGCACTCACCGTGACCGACGTGGACCGGAGCGTGCCCTGGTACGCCCGCGTGCTCGAACTCGAGGAGTTCACGCGTCGCGAAGACCCCGAAACGGGTCTGCGGAAGGTCGTGTTGCGCTCGCCGAGCGAGGGTTTCGCGGTGGTGCTCGTCGAACATCAGGACACCGAGCGGCCGCGGTTCGACGAACGGCGGACCGGTCTGGACCACGTGGCGTTCAAGGTCTCGTCGCGGTCGGAACTGGCCGAGTGGGAAGCGCGGCTCTCGGAGTACGGCGTCGTCTACACGCCGTCGAAGGGATCGCGAACCCTGGAAGGCTCGTCCGTCATCGTGTTCCGTGACCCCGATGGCATCCAGCTGGAGATCTGGGCGGACGCTTAG
- a CDS encoding SDR family oxidoreductase produces MSGVLLVTGGSKGIGAAVCELAAARGYDVVVNYAGDAEAAEDVASRARKHGVQAIARRGDVASEDDVLALFDAAAGLGPLAGVVANAAITGNTPGRFDEYDVDVVRRVVDVNITGVFLCVREGIRRMSTRYGGAGGAIVTVSSTAARTGSPGEWVHYAGTKAAVETMTYGVAQEVARESVRINAVAPGMIHTGLHAAAGLPDRMDRIAPTIPMGRAGEPGEVAEAVLWLLSPAASYTTGTVLTVGGGR; encoded by the coding sequence ATGAGTGGTGTTCTCCTCGTCACCGGCGGCAGCAAGGGCATCGGCGCGGCGGTCTGCGAACTGGCCGCCGCGCGTGGTTACGACGTCGTCGTCAACTACGCGGGTGATGCCGAAGCGGCCGAAGACGTCGCTTCGCGCGCCCGGAAGCACGGCGTCCAGGCGATCGCCCGGCGCGGGGACGTCGCGTCCGAAGACGACGTGCTGGCCCTGTTCGACGCGGCCGCCGGACTCGGTCCCCTCGCCGGGGTGGTCGCGAACGCGGCCATCACCGGCAACACCCCCGGCCGCTTCGACGAATACGACGTCGACGTCGTTCGTCGCGTCGTGGATGTCAACATCACGGGCGTCTTCCTGTGCGTCCGCGAGGGCATCCGCCGGATGTCCACCCGGTACGGCGGCGCGGGCGGCGCGATCGTGACGGTGTCCTCCACCGCCGCGCGGACCGGCTCGCCCGGGGAGTGGGTCCATTACGCGGGGACCAAGGCGGCGGTCGAAACGATGACCTACGGCGTGGCGCAAGAAGTCGCGCGGGAGTCCGTCCGGATCAACGCCGTCGCACCCGGGATGATCCACACCGGCCTGCACGCGGCGGCCGGGCTGCCCGATCGGATGGACCGGATCGCCCCGACCATTCCGATGGGACGAGCGGGCGAACCCGGCGAAGTCGCGGAAGCCGTGCTGTGGCTGCTTTCCCCGGCCGCGTCGTACACCACCGGGACGGTGCTGACCGTCGGCGGAGGGCGTTGA
- a CDS encoding nucleoside/nucleotide kinase family protein: MTAMPPVFEDLLSRAQTLAKPGQRSVLGIVGAPASGKTTLAWGLAKALGTRAAVVGMDGFHLAQVELQRLGRAERKGAPDTFDAAGYVHLLRRLAEGRETVYAPEFRREIEEPIAGAVAVTPDVPLVITEGNYLLMQDDPWSGVKPILAESWFLAPDEPERIERLVSRHRRYGRSLVDARRRALGSDQRNADLIASTSGRADLVLENLPLVNFAI; the protein is encoded by the coding sequence ATGACAGCCATGCCTCCGGTGTTCGAGGACCTGTTGAGCAGGGCTCAGACGCTGGCGAAGCCGGGGCAGCGCAGCGTGCTCGGGATCGTCGGTGCCCCCGCGTCCGGCAAGACGACCCTGGCCTGGGGCCTGGCGAAGGCGCTGGGCACGAGGGCGGCCGTGGTCGGGATGGACGGTTTCCACCTGGCGCAGGTGGAACTGCAGCGGCTCGGCCGCGCGGAGCGCAAGGGCGCGCCGGACACCTTCGACGCCGCCGGGTACGTGCACCTGCTGCGAAGGCTCGCCGAAGGCCGCGAGACGGTCTACGCGCCCGAGTTCCGCCGTGAGATCGAGGAGCCGATCGCCGGTGCCGTCGCGGTCACGCCGGACGTGCCGCTGGTCATCACCGAGGGGAACTACCTGCTCATGCAGGACGACCCGTGGAGCGGCGTGAAGCCGATCCTCGCCGAGTCTTGGTTCCTCGCGCCGGACGAACCCGAGCGCATCGAGCGGCTCGTTTCGCGCCACCGCCGCTACGGCCGTTCGCTGGTCGACGCGCGTCGACGCGCCCTCGGTTCCGACCAGCGCAACGCCGATTTGATCGCGTCCACCAGCGGCCGGGCCGACCTGGTCCTCGAGAATCTTCCGCTGGTCAACTTCGCCATATGA
- a CDS encoding PfkB family carbohydrate kinase: protein MLLAGLCTVDQVQRVAEFPAPGEKVRSLSVDVAAGGPATNAAVTVAALGAGATLFTVAGAHPLAALARADLEAHGVDLVDLDPARPDPPAISAIVVRDSDGERTVVSRNAHASSRFVLSLRSLHAQLPQPEDELPGCVLLDGHHPEVATYTARWARERGVPVVLDAGSWKPVFAELLPLVDIAACSSLYRGDDPRAHGVPVVITTAGPDPVRWSTADGSGEIPVPVTQARDTLGAGDVWHGAFAYAVARDTGDVPGWIEFANEVAAERVRHEGPRSWTAAVAKKGLP from the coding sequence GTGCTGCTGGCGGGCCTGTGCACCGTCGACCAGGTTCAGCGCGTCGCCGAGTTCCCGGCGCCGGGCGAGAAGGTGCGTTCGCTGTCCGTGGACGTCGCCGCCGGAGGGCCGGCGACGAACGCGGCGGTGACCGTGGCCGCGCTCGGCGCCGGGGCGACGCTCTTCACGGTCGCCGGTGCGCACCCGCTGGCGGCGCTGGCCCGCGCCGACCTCGAGGCGCACGGCGTCGACCTCGTCGACCTCGATCCAGCACGGCCCGATCCGCCCGCGATCAGCGCCATCGTCGTCCGTGACTCCGACGGGGAACGCACCGTCGTCTCACGCAACGCCCACGCCTCTTCGCGATTCGTCCTCTCGTTGCGGTCCTTGCACGCGCAACTACCGCAACCAGAGGACGAATTGCCCGGGTGCGTGCTCCTCGACGGGCACCATCCGGAGGTCGCCACGTACACGGCGCGCTGGGCGCGGGAGCGCGGCGTGCCGGTGGTGCTCGACGCCGGGAGCTGGAAGCCGGTCTTCGCCGAACTCCTGCCGCTGGTCGACATCGCCGCGTGCTCCTCGCTCTACCGCGGGGACGATCCGCGTGCGCACGGAGTGCCGGTGGTGATCACGACCGCGGGCCCCGATCCGGTGCGCTGGTCGACGGCGGACGGCTCCGGTGAGATCCCCGTTCCCGTCACCCAGGCGCGTGACACGCTAGGGGCGGGCGACGTCTGGCACGGCGCTTTCGCGTACGCGGTCGCCAGGGACACAGGGGACGTCCCCGGCTGGATCGAGTTCGCCAACGAGGTGGCCGCCGAACGGGTGCGGCATGAAGGACCGAGGTCGTGGACGGCCGCGGTCGCGAAGAAAGGACTGCCATGA
- a CDS encoding ATP-binding cassette domain-containing protein, with protein MTTPTLSAQGLVKRYGRVTAIDGADFELFPGEVLAVVGDNGAGKSSLIKALSGAVIPDAGEIKVDGQAVHFKSPLDARHYGIETVYQDLAVAPALDIASNMFLGREKRRKDLFGQLFRKLDTATMRADAQRILDELGINIKSITQPVETLSGGQRQGVAVARAAAFGTKAVIMDEPTAALGVAESGKVLDLINRIRERGLPVVLISHNMPHVFDIADRIHVHRLGKRVAVVSPKTHTMNQVVGLLTGALKLGENGEVEEVAAAVHTGL; from the coding sequence ATGACGACACCAACGTTGTCCGCTCAGGGGCTCGTCAAACGCTACGGCCGGGTCACCGCCATCGACGGCGCCGACTTCGAACTGTTCCCCGGTGAGGTGCTCGCCGTGGTCGGCGACAACGGCGCCGGGAAGTCGAGCCTCATCAAAGCCCTTTCGGGCGCGGTGATCCCGGACGCCGGTGAGATCAAAGTGGACGGTCAGGCCGTGCACTTCAAGTCCCCTTTGGACGCTCGCCACTACGGGATCGAGACGGTGTACCAGGATCTCGCCGTCGCCCCGGCGCTCGACATCGCGTCGAACATGTTCCTTGGCCGGGAAAAGCGGCGCAAGGACCTGTTCGGGCAGCTGTTCAGGAAGCTGGACACCGCGACCATGCGGGCCGACGCCCAGCGGATCCTGGACGAACTCGGCATCAACATCAAATCCATCACGCAGCCGGTGGAGACGCTGTCCGGCGGGCAGCGCCAGGGTGTCGCGGTCGCGCGGGCGGCCGCGTTCGGCACCAAGGCGGTGATCATGGACGAGCCCACCGCCGCGCTCGGCGTCGCCGAATCCGGCAAGGTGCTCGACCTGATCAACCGGATCCGTGAACGCGGTCTGCCGGTGGTCCTGATCAGCCACAACATGCCGCACGTGTTCGACATCGCCGACCGCATCCACGTGCACCGCCTCGGCAAGCGCGTCGCGGTCGTCTCGCCGAAGACGCACACGATGAACCAGGTCGTCGGCCTGCTCACGGGTGCGCTGAAGCTCGGCGAGAACGGCGAAGTCGAAGAGGTAGCCGCAGCCGTGCACACGGGTCTGTAG
- a CDS encoding ABC transporter permease, with protein sequence MSTLTLKGNERPTIGEFFLRAPAVGPALALLVAIVVFSLSTDTFLDLDNLSLVVQQSLVVGTLALGQTLIILTAGIDLANAAAMVLATLIMAKLVVGGVSGIWALLLGIVATVVIGMVTGSLVTRIKLPPFIVTLGLLTVLTAAAKLFASGQAVPVADSLLKWLGTRRYLFGGIPITYGMTLALLMYLALWYALTRTPWGKHVYAVGNAPESARLSGIKVNRTILSVYIVAGVIVGIAAWQALGRVPNADPNAFQLGNLDSITAVVLGGASLFGGRGSVLGTMMGALVVAVLRSGLTQLGVDALYQDVATGALLIGAVCVDRFARRQQS encoded by the coding sequence ATGAGTACCTTGACCCTCAAGGGCAACGAGCGGCCGACCATCGGTGAGTTCTTCCTGCGCGCACCGGCGGTCGGGCCCGCGCTGGCCCTGCTCGTCGCGATCGTGGTGTTCTCCCTCTCGACGGACACCTTCCTCGATCTCGACAACCTTTCCCTTGTGGTGCAACAGTCCCTGGTGGTCGGCACGCTAGCCCTCGGGCAGACGCTGATCATCCTGACCGCGGGTATCGATCTGGCCAACGCGGCCGCGATGGTGCTCGCGACGCTGATCATGGCGAAGCTCGTCGTCGGCGGCGTTTCCGGGATTTGGGCGCTGCTGCTGGGAATCGTGGCGACGGTGGTGATCGGGATGGTCACCGGTTCGCTGGTCACCCGGATCAAACTGCCGCCGTTCATCGTCACGCTCGGCCTGCTGACGGTGCTCACCGCGGCCGCGAAACTGTTCGCGAGCGGCCAGGCCGTCCCGGTCGCCGACTCGCTGCTCAAATGGCTCGGCACCCGCCGCTACCTGTTCGGCGGCATCCCCATCACCTACGGCATGACGCTGGCTTTGCTGATGTACCTGGCACTTTGGTACGCGCTCACGCGGACTCCGTGGGGCAAGCACGTCTACGCGGTCGGCAACGCGCCGGAATCCGCGCGGCTGTCCGGGATCAAGGTCAACCGGACGATCCTTTCGGTGTACATCGTCGCCGGGGTGATCGTCGGGATCGCGGCCTGGCAGGCGCTCGGCCGCGTGCCGAACGCCGACCCGAACGCCTTCCAGCTCGGCAACCTCGACTCGATCACCGCGGTGGTGCTCGGCGGCGCGAGCCTGTTCGGCGGCCGGGGTTCGGTTCTCGGCACGATGATGGGCGCGCTGGTCGTCGCGGTCCTGCGGTCCGGTTTGACCCAGCTCGGGGTGGACGCGCTCTACCAGGACGTCGCGACCGGTGCCCTGCTCATCGGCGCCGTCTGCGTCGACCGTTTCGCGAGGAGGCAGCAGTCATGA
- a CDS encoding substrate-binding domain-containing protein: MRQRSLVALTLAAVLTATTAGCTVERHWGGGSNAGGGGKAKVGLVTKTDTNPYFVELRAAAKAAAEANGAEFNALAGQFDGDNDGQVRAIENLMQQGANTILITPSSSTGVLDAIDRARKAGVLVIALDTATEPDTAVDATFATDNFEAGRQQGAYVKAVLAGKPPKLFMVDGTAGSTVDTQRHTGFLKGIGLTDASPEIKGKTPANGDQSLAQQGVENLLQRTTDINAVYTMNEPMGRGTYAALQARGLVNQIVMGSIDGGCEGVKNVRDGQYAATVMQFPKKMAEQGVLAAVEYAKTGKKPSGFVNTGSAVITDKPIPGVESQDTKWGLENCWGTK, from the coding sequence ATGAGACAGCGCAGTCTCGTCGCGCTCACCCTGGCTGCCGTGCTCACGGCGACCACGGCCGGGTGCACGGTCGAACGCCACTGGGGTGGCGGATCGAACGCAGGCGGTGGTGGCAAGGCCAAGGTCGGCCTGGTCACCAAGACCGACACCAATCCCTACTTCGTCGAGCTGAGAGCGGCGGCCAAGGCGGCCGCCGAAGCGAACGGCGCGGAGTTCAACGCGCTCGCCGGCCAGTTCGACGGTGACAACGACGGCCAGGTCCGGGCCATCGAGAACCTCATGCAGCAGGGTGCGAACACCATCCTGATCACGCCGAGTTCCTCGACCGGTGTGCTCGACGCCATCGACCGCGCCCGCAAGGCCGGGGTGCTGGTCATCGCGCTCGACACCGCGACCGAACCCGACACCGCCGTCGACGCCACCTTCGCCACGGACAACTTCGAGGCCGGACGTCAGCAGGGCGCGTACGTGAAGGCCGTTCTCGCGGGCAAGCCGCCGAAGCTGTTCATGGTGGACGGCACCGCCGGATCCACAGTGGACACTCAGCGGCACACCGGGTTCCTCAAGGGCATCGGCCTGACCGACGCGTCGCCCGAGATCAAGGGCAAGACGCCCGCGAACGGCGATCAGAGCCTGGCTCAGCAGGGCGTGGAGAACCTGCTGCAGCGCACCACCGACATCAACGCCGTCTACACGATGAACGAGCCGATGGGCCGCGGCACCTACGCCGCCCTCCAGGCCCGCGGCCTGGTGAACCAGATCGTGATGGGCTCGATCGACGGCGGCTGCGAAGGTGTCAAGAACGTCCGCGACGGCCAGTACGCCGCCACGGTCATGCAGTTCCCCAAGAAGATGGCGGAGCAGGGCGTCCTCGCCGCCGTCGAGTACGCCAAGACCGGCAAGAAGCCGAGCGGGTTCGTCAACACCGGATCCGCGGTGATCACGGACAAGCCGATCCCCGGCGTGGAAAGCCAGGACACCAAGTGGGGCCTCGAGAACTGCTGGGGGACGAAATGA